The following coding sequences lie in one Salvelinus fontinalis isolate EN_2023a chromosome 21, ASM2944872v1, whole genome shotgun sequence genomic window:
- the LOC129818474 gene encoding nucleus accumbens-associated protein 2-like produces MSQLLHVEIPSFGNTVLGSLNEQRLLGQYCDVSILVKGQPFKAHRAVLAASSLYFRDLFSGSSKSQFELPSSVTPACFQLILSFCYTGKLTMAASEQLVVMYTAGYLQIQHIVERGMDLMFKANSPHCDSQTAAMEEQQPGSEPQSPSNNTLAGAGTSILGPQGWSPSLVLPTRKIKLEGCDPTPLGLPSLSHHKRGSSSSELGGRLSRGSSLFYTGSVGTTIFPGMQPYPVAGGERSSPGASSLPTTDSPTSYQNEDEEFEEEPYDGITEEAYSQIYGRSANPYGIQDKPEMAAMPLSLENRSCVLVRRDLVALPASLISQIGYRCHPKLYTEGDPGEKLELVGGTSVFMTRGQLMNCHLCAGIKHKVLLRRLLATFFDRNTLANSCGTGIRSSTSDPSRKPLDSRVLNAVKLYCQNFAPNFKESEMNVIAADMCTNARRVRKRWLPKIKSMLPDGMEVYRAGVGVAAGVGLGLALGAAGPGVVLPFETDFKSLTPSSLSLDQRLYPELKDPLRTHALLDMGSPGSGVAIGEDVDAEIVGSQAGGDEQQEEEEEMGLDGVEGTMMPGGEAGERGDMAPGQEGEEF; encoded by the exons atgtcccagCTGCTCCACGTGGAGATCCCCAGCTTCGGCAACACCGTGCTGGGCTCCCTCAACGAGCAGCGCCTGCTGGGCCAGTATTGTGATGTCTCCATCCTGGTAAAAGGCCAGCCCTTTAAGGCCCACCGGGCTGTACTAGCCGCCAGCAGCCTCTACTTCCGAGACTTGTTTAGCGGCTCATCCAAGAGCCAGTTCGAGCTGCCCTCATCAGTGACTCCCGCCTGCTTCCAGCTTATATTATCCTTCTGCTACACGGGCAAGCTGACCATGGCAGCCAGCGAGCAGCTGGTGGTGATGTACACCGCCGGGTATCTTCAGATCCAGCATATTGTGGAGCGGGGCATGGACCTGATGTTCAAGGCCAACTCGCCCCACTGCGACTCCCAAACGGCCGCTATGGAGGAGCAGCAACCAGGCTCAGAGCCCCAGAGTCCCAGCAACAACACCCTGGCTGGGGCAGGGACCTCCATCCTGGGGCCGCAGGGCTGGTCCCCCTCCCTGGTGCTGCCCACACGGAAGATCAAACTGGAGGGATGCGATCCGACCCCACTGGGGTTGCCCAGCCTGAGTCATCATAAGAGAGGGTCCTCTTCATCTGAGCTAGGGGGGCGGCTCTCCAGGGGGAGCTCATTGTTTTACACAGGGTCGGTCGGGACCACCATCTTCCCGGGGATGCAGCCCTACCCAGTGGCCGGGGGAGAGAGGTCCAGTCCTGGGGCCTCCAGCCTGCCCACCACAGACAGCCCCACCTCCTACCAGAACGAGGATGAGGAGTTTGAGGAAGAGCCGTACGACGGGATCACGGAAGAGGCCTACAGTCAGATCTATGGGCGCTCAGCTAACCCATATGGAA TCCAGGACAAGCCAGAGATGGCAGCCATGCCCCTGTCCCTGGAGAACCGCTCCTGTGTGCTGGTCCGTAGGGACCTGGTGGCCCTGCCCGCCAGCCTCATCAGCCAGATCGGATACCGCTGCCACCCCAAGCTCTACACTGAAGGAGACCCGGGGGAGAAACTGGAGCTGGTGGGAG GTACATCTGTGTTCATGACACGGGGCCAGCTGATGAACTGTCACCTGTGTGCTGGCATCAAACACAAAGTCCTACTGCGTCGCCTGCTCGCCACCTTCTTCGACAG GAACACCCTGGCTAACAGCTGTGGAACTGGCATCCGTTCCTCTACCAGTGACCCCAGTAGGAAACCTCTGGACAGCCGTGTGCTAAATGCTGTCAAAC tctactgTCAGAACTTTGCTCCCAACTTCAAGGAGAGTGAGATGAACGTGATTGCCGCCGATATGTGCACCAATGCCAGGCGCGTCCGCAAACGCTGGCTGCCCAAGATCAAGTCCATGCTACCCGACGGCATGGAGGTCTACCGGGCCGGTGTGGGGGTGGCCGCTGGCGTTGGTCTGGGCCTGGCCCTGGGAGCCGCCGGACCCGGGGTGGTGCTCCCCTTCGAAACCGACTTCAAATCCCTGACCCCCTCTAGCCTTTCCCTGGACCAGAGGCTGTACCCGGAACTCAAGGACCCGCTCAGGACTCACGCCCTGTTGGACATGGGCAGCCCGGGATCGGGGGTGGCTATAGGGGAGGACGTGGACGCGGAGATCGTTGGTTCCCAGGCAGGGGGGGAtgagcagcaggaggaggaggaggagatggggttgGATGGTGTGGAGGGAACGATGATGCCGGGAGGTGAGGCCGGAGAGCGGGGTGACATGGCCCCGGGACAGGAAGGGGAGGAGTTTTGA